From the Nerophis ophidion isolate RoL-2023_Sa linkage group LG18, RoL_Noph_v1.0, whole genome shotgun sequence genome, one window contains:
- the LOC133537427 gene encoding geminin coiled-coil domain-containing protein 1-like codes for MYYVTGAARCSYGGKADRKDSTFKLQDTLLQREEQLSRLQEENNKLREFLNLSLVRNVRQECKLDRKLKRNLASDERASFQNVGFPSSPQASKRVCRNLTAEFCSESPASSEPALDLWVLRTLGLKDRDTIDVCQQVLEVTPPPSSRPAESGPEGPLSRADRTRRDPSPPAHMSAQFSQPPHFCSSAQQLHSTPWSPLTPRDTPVSLRHVSPLPSPVLGRSGGGPSCQSDLAFSMALSPSSSVKTHSFPQGQAFVRKDPVGRWNFTWVPALASHNALG; via the exons aTGTACTATGTGACTGGGGCGGCACGCTGttcgtatggaggaaaagcggaccgtAAAGACAGTACTtttaag CTGCAGGACACGCTGCTGCAGCGCGAGGAGCAGCTGAGTCGCCTCCAGGAGGAGAACAACAAACTCAGAGAGTTCCTCAACTTGTCCTTGGTCAGGAACGTGCGACAGGAATGCAAA TTGGACAGGAAGCTGAAGAGGAACCTGGCGTCCGACGAGCGCGCCTCCTTCCAGAACGTCGGTTTTCCGTCGTCCCCTCAGGCCAGCAAACGTGTCTGCAGGAACCTCACCGCCGAGTTCTGCTCAGAGTCGCCGGCCTCGTCGGAGCCGGCTTTGGACCTGTGGGTTCTGAGGACGCTGGGCCTGAAGGACAGGGACACCATCGACGTGTGCCAGCAGGTTTTAGAAGTCACACCGCCGCCATCTTCTCGTCCTGCTGAGAGCGGCCCAGAAGGTCCACTAAGTCGTGCCGACCGGACTCGGCGGGACCCCAGCCCCCCGGCACATATGTCCGCACAGTTCAGCCAGCCACCACATTTCTGCTCCTCCGCTCAGCAGCTCCACTCCACCCCCTGGTCCCCTCTGACCCCCAGAGACACCCCAGTCAGTCTGCGTCACGTGTCCCCCCTCCCAAGTCCAGTTCTCGGCCGGTCGGGAGGCGGTCCCTCATGCCAATCGGACTTGGCCTTCAGCATGGCCCTCAGTCCCTCCAGCAGCGTCAAGACCCACAGCTTCCCTCAGGGACAAGCCTTCGTCAGGAAAGACCCTGTGGGACGCTGGAACTTCACCTGGGTGCCCGCGCTGGCATCCCACAATGCACTTGGGTGA